GCAGCCAACCGCCATGGCCATTGAGAGCGTGATTTACGTGCAAAGCCATAAGACGGCGATCTCGCTCGGCGCCGCGCGCGGCTGCGCCATCCTCGCGGCCGCCCAGGCCGGCCTGCCGATCCACGAATATCCCCCCACCCGCGTGAAGCAGGCCGTCGTCGGGAATGGTGCCGCGCAAAAGAGCCAGGTCGCGTTCATGGTTCGCGCGCTGCTCCAGCTCACGGAGACGCCTTCCCCCGACGCCGCCGACGCCCTCGCGATCGGCCTCACCCATTTGCAAACCGCGGCCGCCGCCGTCCGCCGTCCGCTTCCCCATGAATCTCTCTGAGCCGCCGCCGATCGAATGGCTCGGCCGCATCTCCTTCGAGGCCGCGCTTGCCCGCCAGGAAGCCGAGGTCGCCGCCGTCCGCGCGGGCGCATCCATCGGCCGTCTCTTCCTGCTGGAGCACGAGTCCGTCTACACCATCGGCCGCACGCGCGATCAATCCAGCCTCCTCCTGCGCGACCACCTTCCCGCGCCGCTTCACGAGATCAATCGCGGCGGCCAGGCCACCTGGCACGGCCCCGGCCAGCTCGTCGGCTACGCCATTCTCGACCTGCACCACCATGGCGGCGATCTCGTCCGCTACCTGCGCTTCCTCGAGGAAGTCCTCATCGATGCACTCACGCACTGGCAACTCGAGGGTCGGCGCCGCGACGGGCTCACCGGAGTGTGGGTCGATGATCGGAAGATTGCCTCGATCGGCGTGGGCGTGCGCCACTGGATCTCGATGCACGGATTTGGCCTGAATGTCTGCGGTTCGCTCGACGGCTTCGCGAGCATCATTCCGTGCGGCATTTCCGGCGTCGACATGACCTCCGTCGAACGCGAGTGCGGCCGCCCCGTGACCGTGAAGGAAGTGGCCGATGTCGTCGGCGAGCGTTTTGCCGCCCTTCTTCCGAGCCTGCAGTGACGCTCAGAGCTTCAGGAAATTTCCCAGCAGGCGCTTGCCCTCGGAGGTGAGGATCGACTCGGGGTGGAACTGGACGCCGTAGATGGGCAGTTCCTTGTGCGTGAGGCCCATGATCTCGCCCTCCTCGGTCCACGCGGTGATCGCGAGGCAATCCGGCAGCGATTCGCGCCGCACGAGCAGCGAGTGGTAGCGCGTGGCCTCGAACGGGCTCGGCAGATCCGAGAAAACGCCGGTGCCGTCGTGCAGGATCGGCGATGTCTTGCCGTGCATGAGCCGCCCGGCCCGCACGACCTCGCCACCGAAGACCTCGCCCATGCACTGGTGGCCAAGGCAGACGCCGAGGATCGGCATCTTCCCGCCGAACTCCCGCAGCACGTCGCAGCTGATGCCCGCCTCCTTCGGCGTGCACGGCCCCGGGGAAATGCAGATCCGCTCGGGCTTCAAGGTCGCAATCTCGCCGAGCGTGATCTCGTCGTTCCGGCGCACGAACGGCTCCGCGCCGAGTTCGCCGAAATACTGGACGAGGTTGTAGGTGAACGAGTCGTAGTTATCGATGACGAGAATCATGTCGTGGCTTTTCCGATGGCCTGCGCGCGCGCGATGGCCCGGGCGGCCGCCATCGCCTTGTTGACGCTTTCCTGATATTCCCCCTCGGGCGTGGAGTCCGCAACCACTCCGCCGCCGGCCTGCACGTAGGCGGTGCCGTCCTTCAGCACGACCGTGCGCAGCGCGATGCACGAGTCGAGATTGCCGTCGAAGCCGAAGTAGCCGACCGCACCCGCGTAGACGCAGCGCTTGCTCTGCTCGAGGTCGTTGATGATCTGCATCGCGCGGACCTTGGGCGAACCCGAGACCGTGCCGGCCGGGAATGTGGCCCGCATCACATCGAAGGGCGAATTGCCACCTTTCAACTGACCGGAGACGTGCGTGACGATGTGCATGACATGGCTGTAGCGCTCGACCGTCATGAAATCGCTCACCTCGACCGAGGCGAACTCCGCGATGCGGCCGACGTCGTTCCGCGCGAGATCGACGAGCATCAGGTGCTCGGCGCGTTCCTTGGGATCGGCAAGCAGATCCTGCTCGAGCGCGAGGTCTTCCTCCTCCGTCT
The genomic region above belongs to Chthoniobacterales bacterium and contains:
- the ruvC gene encoding crossover junction endodeoxyribonuclease RuvC, whose amino-acid sequence is MPETRLIAIDPSLRCSGYALLASDGRRHRALDYGVIRNVASLRPSGCLMAIHDRVRELLTQWQPTAMAIESVIYVQSHKTAISLGAARGCAILAAAQAGLPIHEYPPTRVKQAVVGNGAAQKSQVAFMVRALLQLTETPSPDAADALAIGLTHLQTAAAAVRRPLPHESL
- the lipB gene encoding lipoyl(octanoyl) transferase LipB, which translates into the protein MNLSEPPPIEWLGRISFEAALARQEAEVAAVRAGASIGRLFLLEHESVYTIGRTRDQSSLLLRDHLPAPLHEINRGGQATWHGPGQLVGYAILDLHHHGGDLVRYLRFLEEVLIDALTHWQLEGRRRDGLTGVWVDDRKIASIGVGVRHWISMHGFGLNVCGSLDGFASIIPCGISGVDMTSVERECGRPVTVKEVADVVGERFAALLPSLQ
- a CDS encoding aminodeoxychorismate/anthranilate synthase component II, with the protein product MILVIDNYDSFTYNLVQYFGELGAEPFVRRNDEITLGEIATLKPERICISPGPCTPKEAGISCDVLREFGGKMPILGVCLGHQCMGEVFGGEVVRAGRLMHGKTSPILHDGTGVFSDLPSPFEATRYHSLLVRRESLPDCLAITAWTEEGEIMGLTHKELPIYGVQFHPESILTSEGKRLLGNFLKL